A region of Thermococcus argininiproducens DNA encodes the following proteins:
- the prf1 gene encoding peptide chain release factor aRF-1 translates to MSHRSAEMYELKKKVDELKKFRGRATELVSLYIPAGYDLNKVMQQLREEYGTAQNIKSKSTRKNVLGALERAMQHLKLYKQTPETGLALFVGNVSEQEGVSDIRVFAIVPPEPLNIRLYRCDQTFVTEPLEEMLRVKDAYGLITVEKNEATIGILRGKKIELVEELTSNVPGKTRAGGQSARRYERIREQETHEFMKRIGEHSTKVFLPLLEKGELKGIIVGGPGPTKEEFVEGDYLHHELRKRILGVVDISYHGQYGLRELVEKASDILREHEAVKERLLIQEFFKHLVKDTGLITYGEKEVRNALELGAVDKLLLSEGYDRVRVKAKCNNCGWEELKTMSEPDFEIYKKNLKNCPKCNSQNISFEKWDVAEELIKMAEESGSDVEIISLDTDEGQQFYRAFGGIGAILRYKLQ, encoded by the coding sequence ATGTCTCACAGGTCTGCTGAAATGTATGAACTTAAAAAGAAGGTAGATGAGCTTAAAAAGTTCCGAGGTCGAGCTACAGAATTAGTTTCCCTTTACATTCCAGCAGGTTATGATTTGAATAAGGTCATGCAGCAACTTAGGGAGGAGTATGGAACGGCCCAGAACATTAAATCAAAGAGCACTCGAAAGAATGTTCTTGGTGCTTTGGAGAGGGCTATGCAACATCTTAAACTTTACAAACAAACTCCTGAAACAGGATTAGCACTCTTTGTTGGGAACGTGAGCGAGCAGGAAGGTGTTTCCGATATCAGGGTATTTGCCATAGTCCCGCCGGAGCCCTTAAACATCAGACTTTATCGATGTGACCAAACTTTTGTAACAGAACCCCTTGAGGAGATGCTCCGTGTTAAAGATGCCTATGGTTTAATAACTGTCGAAAAGAATGAGGCTACAATAGGAATTCTCAGAGGGAAGAAGATAGAACTTGTTGAGGAATTAACCTCCAATGTGCCCGGAAAGACAAGAGCTGGTGGTCAGTCAGCTCGAAGATATGAGCGAATTAGAGAACAAGAGACCCATGAATTCATGAAAAGAATTGGTGAGCACTCTACCAAGGTCTTTCTGCCTCTTCTGGAAAAGGGAGAGCTCAAGGGCATTATTGTGGGCGGTCCAGGACCAACAAAGGAGGAATTTGTTGAAGGGGATTACTTGCATCATGAACTCAGAAAAAGGATTCTTGGAGTCGTAGATATAAGCTATCATGGCCAGTATGGTCTTAGAGAGCTTGTTGAAAAGGCAAGTGACATTTTAAGAGAGCATGAGGCTGTTAAAGAAAGGCTCCTCATACAAGAGTTCTTCAAGCACTTGGTTAAAGATACAGGCCTTATAACATACGGTGAAAAGGAGGTCAGGAATGCTCTAGAGCTTGGGGCCGTTGATAAGTTATTACTCAGTGAAGGTTATGATAGGGTGAGAGTAAAGGCCAAGTGTAACAATTGCGGATGGGAAGAGTTAAAAACTATGAGCGAGCCTGATTTTGAGATTTACAAGAAAAATCTCAAAAATTGTCCTAAGTGCAACAGTCAGAATATAAGCTTTGAGAAATGGGATGTGGCTGAGGAACTTATAAAAATGGCAGAAGAAAGTGGATCAGATGTTGAAATAATCTCCCTCGACACCGATGAAGGTCAGCAGTTCTATAGGGCCTTTGGAGGGATTGGTGCAATCCTAAGGTACAAGCTCCAATGA
- a CDS encoding dihydrodipicolinate synthase family protein, whose product MRGVIVPLVTPFNEDYSIDLASLEEHINYLQKVGVHGIFINATTGEFTSLNYEERKLLAEKGREFVSSAFYLVGTASTNTFEVIELTKHAQDIGADYVVIAPPYYCPLNDDALFKHYSLVAEKTEVPIILYNIPSCANPMSVHLIKRLALEYSNIAGIKETIDSINHVRDVIFEVKSERKDFKVFTGLDQHLLNTLFLGGDGGIMACANFAPELHLEVYKAFEERNFEKAMKYSQKLAKVSKVYDLASSFGSAIKIAMNIRGFSIKPILRPPYIMDGENARERIKQLLASLELVP is encoded by the coding sequence ATGCGCGGAGTTATAGTGCCTCTTGTAACACCTTTTAATGAAGACTATTCCATTGACCTGGCCAGTCTTGAAGAGCACATAAATTACCTTCAGAAAGTTGGAGTGCATGGTATTTTCATAAATGCAACAACTGGAGAATTTACGAGCTTAAACTATGAAGAAAGAAAGCTCCTTGCAGAGAAAGGCCGAGAATTCGTAAGCTCAGCATTTTATTTAGTAGGGACTGCCTCAACAAATACCTTTGAGGTTATTGAGCTAACCAAACATGCTCAAGACATAGGAGCTGATTATGTAGTCATAGCTCCTCCCTACTACTGTCCCCTCAATGATGATGCCCTCTTTAAGCACTACTCTCTAGTGGCAGAAAAAACAGAAGTTCCAATAATCCTCTACAATATCCCCAGTTGTGCCAATCCAATGAGTGTCCATCTAATAAAACGCCTTGCTCTCGAGTACTCAAACATAGCTGGGATAAAGGAAACCATAGATAGCATCAACCACGTTAGAGATGTAATATTTGAAGTGAAAAGCGAAAGAAAAGACTTTAAAGTGTTCACAGGTCTAGATCAACACCTTTTAAACACGCTCTTTTTGGGAGGGGATGGAGGAATAATGGCATGTGCCAACTTTGCCCCAGAGCTTCATCTTGAAGTATATAAAGCATTTGAAGAGAGAAACTTTGAAAAAGCCATGAAGTACTCCCAAAAGCTTGCAAAGGTCTCAAAAGTCTATGATCTAGCATCCTCATTCGGCTCTGCAATAAAAATTGCTATGAATATAAGAGGCTTTTCAATAAAACCAATCCTCAGGCCACCTTATATAATGGATGGAGAAAACGCCAGAGAAAGAATAAAACAACTACTAGCTTCATTGGAGCTTGTACCTTAG